A single genomic interval of uncultured Desulfobulbus sp. harbors:
- a CDS encoding MerR family transcriptional regulator, producing the protein MARKKTEIQAIHSSVPIYPIGVAAKLLNVHPRTLRIYEQEGLIEPKMVGNRRMFSADDIQWINCLRTFIHEEGISIPGMKKLLEYIPCWEVAGCPPEIHEHCSASVDRCVPKTLHRVGDVAARLQAKEADVTKRQKSGQKKKHQSSG; encoded by the coding sequence ATGGCAAGAAAAAAGACCGAGATACAGGCTATACACTCCAGTGTTCCTATCTATCCCATCGGTGTTGCGGCAAAATTGCTCAATGTGCATCCCAGGACCCTGCGTATCTACGAGCAGGAAGGATTGATAGAGCCGAAGATGGTCGGCAACAGACGAATGTTTTCCGCCGATGACATTCAGTGGATTAACTGTTTGCGCACCTTTATTCATGAAGAGGGGATCAGTATTCCCGGCATGAAAAAGCTACTGGAGTATATTCCCTGTTGGGAAGTTGCCGGTTGTCCACCGGAGATCCATGAGCACTGCTCGGCCAGTGTCGATCGATGTGTACCCAAGACACTGCACCGAGTGGGGGATGTTGCGGCCCGTCTCCAGGCAAAAGAGGCGGATGTGACCAAGCGGCAGAAAAGCGGGCAAAAAAAAAAGCACCAATCCTCCGGCTAA
- the nrfD gene encoding NrfD/PsrC family molybdoenzyme membrane anchor subunit, with the protein MENIVAKVLPQEGGLEGSRSGLYNKTIGLLGLFTLVGIAFGLHAFFAGHEHVYGVTREVPWGLMLGAYVFFVVTSTGLCLVSSIGHVFGYEAFKPIAKRSVYLAISTIIAGFLVIAFEIENPWRMAVYNIISPNLTSNIWWMGTLYGAYLFFMLIEFALLQAGKHKLAGMCGLMGVVSGVAAHSNLGAVFGLLNGREFWHGPYMPIYFITSAMMSGCATVIFFHWLGYKINGWKMSEQLQESLRAVAKLGALLYLVIMFFTSWKLISGISGHPPGKYEAIMTLINGPFAKNFWFGEVGMGLVLPFLIILAVRAKNLTAMAIGSLASILGIFVMRYDLVIVGQIIPGFHELNIVDLPHVLPYAPTLHEWMITLSGFTFCGILFMMGERLFRGHLSEDH; encoded by the coding sequence ATGGAAAATATTGTAGCAAAAGTCTTGCCCCAGGAAGGGGGGCTCGAAGGAAGTCGATCGGGATTGTATAATAAAACCATTGGGCTGCTGGGGTTGTTCACCCTTGTTGGCATTGCCTTTGGTCTCCACGCATTTTTTGCCGGTCATGAGCATGTCTACGGCGTTACCCGCGAGGTGCCTTGGGGGTTGATGCTTGGTGCCTATGTCTTTTTTGTTGTCACCTCGACCGGTTTGTGTCTCGTTTCGTCGATCGGCCATGTGTTCGGATATGAGGCGTTCAAACCGATTGCCAAACGTTCCGTCTATCTGGCTATCTCCACGATTATTGCCGGTTTTTTGGTCATTGCCTTTGAGATTGAAAATCCCTGGCGGATGGCGGTTTACAACATTATTTCTCCGAATCTCACTTCAAACATCTGGTGGATGGGAACCCTGTATGGAGCCTATCTGTTCTTCATGCTGATCGAGTTTGCCCTGTTACAGGCCGGAAAACATAAGCTTGCCGGTATGTGCGGCTTGATGGGGGTTGTCTCCGGTGTGGCCGCTCACTCCAATCTGGGCGCGGTTTTTGGGTTGCTCAATGGACGTGAATTTTGGCACGGGCCCTACATGCCGATCTACTTCATCACCTCCGCCATGATGTCCGGTTGCGCCACAGTCATCTTCTTTCATTGGCTGGGATACAAAATTAACGGATGGAAGATGAGCGAACAGCTGCAGGAGTCCCTACGGGCTGTTGCCAAACTTGGCGCTCTGCTCTATCTGGTGATCATGTTTTTCACCTCCTGGAAGCTGATCTCGGGCATTTCCGGTCATCCGCCTGGAAAATATGAGGCCATCATGACCTTGATTAACGGCCCCTTTGCCAAGAACTTCTGGTTTGGAGAGGTCGGTATGGGGTTGGTGCTGCCGTTTTTGATCATTCTCGCTGTTCGCGCCAAGAACCTCACCGCCATGGCCATTGGTTCCCTTGCCAGTATTTTGGGGATTTTTGTCATGCGCTACGACCTGGTGATCGTCGGCCAGATTATTCCCGGGTTTCACGAACTCAACATCGTCGATTTACCGCATGTGCTCCCCTATGCGCCGACGTTGCACGAGTGGATGATCACCCTGTCCGGATTTACCTTCTGCGGTATCCTGTTCATGATGGGGGAGCGGTTATTCCGCGGTCATCTGTCCGAAGATCATTAA
- the ftsH gene encoding ATP-dependent zinc metalloprotease FtsH: MQKFYKNLSIWLIIALAAVFLLHYFKTSPDRYHTVAYTDFLQKVDSGFLSKVRTVERTIYWETSNGEIYKTVVPQSNQALEHLLKKNITVFAEETAKTPWFMQTLLMWLPILLFAFLWFFYFQKSGGQGGGGGGRAMAFGKSRARLINPEESKIRLADVAGIDEAKEEIEEVVEFLKNPSRFVEAGAKIPSGVLLYGEPGTGKTLLAKAIAGEAGVPFYSISGSNFVEMYVGIGASRVRDLFNEGKKKAPCIIFIDEIDAVGRHRSAGAASGGNDEREQTLNQLLVEMDGFEANNQVIVIAATNRQDILDPALLRPGRFDRQVMVPLPDVGGREKILQVHARNVKIAPDVNWQVLAKGTPGFSGAQLASLINEAALLMARHKKSHIDMETLDAAKDKVMMGAERRSMIITEREKRITACHEAGHALVALMLPGTDPVHKVTIIPRGRALGLTMQLPEEERNSHDKIYLFHTLCTLLGGRLAEEVVFDQMTTGAGNDIERVSDIARKMVCEWGMSEAVGPLTFHATSPLGGQAAQIISEQTAMLLDAEVKKLVQSAYDRAKDILTNHRLHLDAITQALLDRETISGEDIKRIISPE; the protein is encoded by the coding sequence GTGCAAAAATTTTATAAAAACCTCTCAATCTGGTTAATCATTGCCCTTGCCGCGGTATTTCTCCTTCATTATTTCAAAACATCACCGGATCGTTACCACACCGTAGCCTATACGGATTTCCTGCAAAAGGTCGACAGCGGATTCCTTTCCAAAGTTCGAACCGTTGAGAGAACGATCTATTGGGAAACAAGTAACGGCGAGATCTATAAAACAGTTGTGCCGCAATCGAACCAGGCACTGGAGCACCTCCTCAAAAAGAACATCACCGTTTTTGCTGAGGAGACGGCCAAAACTCCGTGGTTTATGCAGACGCTCCTCATGTGGCTTCCCATTCTCCTCTTTGCCTTTCTCTGGTTTTTCTATTTTCAAAAAAGTGGTGGTCAGGGTGGTGGTGGGGGGGGGCGTGCCATGGCCTTTGGCAAAAGCCGAGCGCGGCTGATCAATCCTGAAGAATCCAAAATCCGGCTGGCTGATGTTGCAGGCATTGATGAGGCCAAGGAGGAGATCGAGGAGGTGGTTGAATTCCTCAAGAATCCTTCGAGATTCGTCGAGGCGGGCGCCAAAATTCCAAGTGGTGTGCTTTTGTACGGTGAACCCGGAACCGGGAAAACGCTGTTGGCCAAGGCTATTGCCGGTGAGGCAGGCGTGCCGTTTTACTCCATTAGCGGCTCCAATTTTGTGGAAATGTACGTCGGCATCGGCGCGTCGCGCGTGCGCGATCTCTTCAATGAGGGCAAGAAAAAGGCCCCTTGCATCATATTTATTGATGAAATCGATGCAGTGGGCCGACATAGAAGCGCGGGTGCGGCTTCCGGAGGCAATGACGAGCGTGAGCAGACCCTGAATCAGCTGCTGGTCGAGATGGATGGGTTTGAAGCCAACAACCAGGTTATCGTTATTGCCGCAACCAATCGCCAAGATATTCTTGACCCTGCCCTGTTGCGTCCTGGTCGATTTGATCGCCAGGTCATGGTCCCCCTTCCTGATGTTGGAGGCCGTGAAAAAATCCTTCAGGTGCATGCCCGCAATGTCAAAATTGCCCCAGATGTGAACTGGCAGGTGCTGGCCAAGGGGACACCAGGCTTTTCCGGGGCGCAATTGGCCAGTCTGATCAACGAGGCCGCACTCCTGATGGCACGCCACAAAAAGTCCCATATCGATATGGAGACACTCGACGCGGCCAAAGACAAGGTCATGATGGGGGCGGAACGGCGAAGCATGATAATCACCGAAAGGGAAAAGCGCATAACGGCCTGCCATGAGGCGGGACACGCCCTAGTAGCCTTGATGCTCCCCGGTACCGACCCTGTCCACAAGGTGACCATTATTCCTCGAGGACGGGCCCTTGGCCTCACCATGCAGCTACCGGAGGAAGAGCGGAATTCCCATGACAAGATTTACCTCTTTCACACCCTCTGCACCCTGTTGGGAGGAAGACTTGCCGAGGAAGTGGTGTTCGACCAGATGACGACCGGAGCTGGTAATGACATTGAGCGGGTCTCGGACATTGCCCGCAAAATGGTGTGCGAATGGGGAATGAGTGAAGCTGTCGGCCCCTTGACCTTTCATGCAACCAGTCCGCTGGGCGGACAAGCGGCACAGATCATCAGTGAACAGACCGCCATGCTTCTCGATGCGGAGGTGAAAAAATTGGTCCAGTCTGCCTATGATCGGGCAAAGGATATATTGACCAACCACCGCCTGCACCTCGATGCCATTACGCAGGCACTTCTCGACAGGGAAACGATATCTGGGGAGGATATCAAAAGAATCATTTCACCGGAATGA
- a CDS encoding roadblock/LC7 domain-containing protein, with amino-acid sequence MNYGVVSQEQLEKIDEILTEKLIKIGVDCVIIIDMAGNIITAKDNGTSKYDVYSFAALAAGNFATVDAMAKLVGEQEFSLLFHKGSECNIHFSKIDDELLLITMFGKGISLGFLRLNVVEAIERIKKIWSRK; translated from the coding sequence ATGAATTATGGAGTTGTTAGCCAGGAACAGCTTGAAAAAATAGATGAAATCCTGACTGAAAAGCTCATAAAAATCGGTGTTGATTGTGTCATCATCATTGATATGGCAGGGAACATCATCACTGCCAAGGATAATGGCACCTCCAAATACGATGTCTACTCCTTTGCTGCCTTGGCAGCAGGTAATTTTGCCACCGTTGACGCCATGGCCAAACTCGTTGGTGAACAGGAATTTTCCTTACTGTTCCATAAGGGATCCGAGTGTAATATCCACTTTTCCAAGATTGATGACGAGCTCCTGCTTATCACCATGTTCGGCAAGGGAATTTCCCTGGGATTTTTACGACTCAATGTTGTCGAGGCAATCGAAAGGATTAAGAAGATCTGGTCGAGAAAGTAA